A region of the Leptospira wolffii serovar Khorat str. Khorat-H2 genome:
GCAAAAAAGTGCTCAAAACTCAGACTCATAGATCAGTCTTATTTTATATGGATCATAAATTCCGTGAACCTCAACGTTCCATTTAGATAGAGTCCTTACAAATGTCATAATTGCTAAATCAACATCATTATAAAAATCCTCCCAAAATGACTCAAATCCTCGATAACTTTGATCAGAAAATTCAATTGGGGTAAAAAGAGTATAATTATTTCCAGATTCTTCTTTAATCCAGTCGCTCGGAATAACCAACTCGGCCATATCAAATTAGCCTAGTTACGTTTTAGTGGACACCTTTTAAGCCGCTTTTTCTTCAAATTCAACGGGACTCACGTATCCTAAAAAAGAATGTAATCTTCGTCTATTATAATAAACTTCTATATAATCAAAAACTAGTTGCTTGGGCTT
Encoded here:
- a CDS encoding IS3 family transposase; the protein is KPKQLVFDYIEVYYNRRRLHSFLGYVSPVEFEEKAA